A genomic stretch from Ascaphus truei isolate aAscTru1 unplaced genomic scaffold, aAscTru1.hap1 HAP1_SCAFFOLD_819, whole genome shotgun sequence includes:
- the LOC142486335 gene encoding phosphatidylinositol transfer protein beta isoform-like yields MVLIKEFRVVLPISVEEYQVGQLFSVAEASKNNTGGGEGIEVLKNEPYERDGERGQYTHKIYHLQSKVPSFVKMLAPEGSLVFHEKAWNAYPYCRTIVTNEYMKEDFFIKIETCHKPDFGDQENVHGLDSDTWKDVDIVPIDIADRSVVSEDDYKPDEDPATYRSQKTGRGPLNQDWKNELSNNPSCPHMCAYKLVTVKFRWWGLQGRVEKFIHKQEKRLFTNFHRQLFCWLDRWVDLTMEDIRRMEDETQQELDEMRQKGTVRGMTAKDE; encoded by the exons ATGGTCCTGATTAAGGAATT TCGTGTTGTGCTGCCCATATCAGTGGAAGAG TACCAGGTTGGACAGCTCTTTTCTGTTGCTGAAGCCAGTAAGAATaacacaggaggaggggaggggattgAGGTGCTGAAAAATGAACCGTATGAGCGAGACGGAGAGAGGGGCCAGTACACTCACAAGATCTATCACTTGcagag TAAGGTTCCCAGCTTTGTCAAGATGTTGGCCCCGGAAGGTTCCCTTGTCTTTCACGAGAAGGCCTGGAACGCATATCCTTACTGCCGCACAA TTGTAACG aacgaGTACATGAAAGAAGATTTCTTCATCAAAATTGAAACGTGCCATAAACCGGACTTTGGAGATCAAGAAAAC gtgcaCGGGTTGGATTCTGACACCTGGAAGGATGTAGATATTGTCCCTATTGACATCGCTGACCGCTCCGTGGTCTCTGAGGAT GATTACAAACCAGATGAGGACCCTGCAACTTACAGATCCCAGAAAACGGGACGGGGGCCGTTAAACCAGGACTGGAAG aatGAGCTGTCCAACAACCCCTCTTGCCCTCACATGTGTGCCTACAAGCTGGTGACCGTGAAGTTCCGCTGGTGGGGGCTTCAGGGTCGAGTCGAGAAATTCATTCACAAG CAAGAGAAGAGGCTTTTCACCAACTTCCACCGGCAGCTCTTCTGCTGGTTGGACCGATGGGTGGATCTGACCATGGAGGACATCCGCCGGATGGAGGACGAGACGCAGCAGGAGCTGGATGAG ATGAGGCAGAAAGGAACGGTCCGAGGAATGACTGCAAAGGACGAATGA